The Phragmites australis chromosome 15, lpPhrAust1.1, whole genome shotgun sequence genome window below encodes:
- the LOC133893647 gene encoding uncharacterized protein LOC133893647 has product MRVHPAPRKRTIAVQRCAAAGAVGGKKLRRLPHIFAKVLELPFAADADVSVEEDAAALRFVAVAVDGFSPAGARAHTVEIHPGVTKVVVRDLSVGDSDADDGAAAFELDRWRFRLPPCTRPAMATATYAEGELIVTVPKGAGPDDGDGDGAAVLGGAGAGTGSVLLLV; this is encoded by the coding sequence ATGAGGGTCCACCCGGCCCCGCGGAAGCGCACCATCGCCGTGCAGCGCTGCGCTGCGGCGGGCGCGGTTGGCGGGAAGAAGCTGCGGCGCCTGCCTCACATCTTCGCGAAGGTGCTCGAGCTCCCcttcgccgccgacgccgacgtcTCCGTCGAGGAGGACGCCGCGGCGCTGCGCTTCGTGGCGGTCGCCGTCGACGGGTTCTCCCCCGCCGGCGCCCGCGCCCACACCGTCGAGATCCACCCCGGGGTCACCAAGGTCGTCGTCCGGGATCTCTCCGTCGGGGATTCCGACGCCGACGACGGCGCCGCCGCGTTCGAGCTCGACCGATGGCGCTTCCGCCTCCCGCCCTGCACGCGCCCCGCCATGGCCACCGCGACCTACGCCGAGGGCGAGCTCATCGTCACCGTCCCCAAGGGTGCCGGCCCTgatgacggcgacggcgacggagcCGCCGTACTTGGAGGCGCTGGCGCCGGCACCGGGAGCGTCCTCCTGCTTGTATAG